Within Deltaproteobacteria bacterium, the genomic segment CCGGGTGGCAGCAGCCGGTGATGGTGACGATCCCCTTCCCCTCGACGTTGACGTAGAGCACCTGCTCCCCGCGGGTCTTGAGGAAGATCGGCTGGTCGAAGACGACGGAGGCGCAGCCGGGGAACAGGAGGTGCGCGCCGGGGGGCATCTCCTCCACGGTTCCCGTGTGGCCGGACCGTTTCAGCAGCTCCAGGCTCCGGGCGGAGAATCCGGACGGGATCATCAGCTTCACGTCGGGGCGGTATTTGACGACGGCGGGCATCCCCCAGAAATGGTCCACGTGCTCGTGGGTCACGTAGACGAAGTCGATCTTCCCGCCGGCCAGGAGCCGGTCCACCCCCTCGCGGCGGAACACCGCGTCCATGTACGCGACGTCCCAGCCGACGTCCATCAGGATCCTCCACGGCCGGCCGTCGCCCGCGACGGCCTCGACCAGCGCCGACACCCCGGCGGCGTTCCCCGGCGTCCACTTCACGTCGAACTGGTCTGCCGACAGCCCGCCCGCCTCGCGCACGTCCAGACGCATCCGCGCGTTGTCGTGCCACGACAGCTCGGACAGGCACCGCACGGTCAGCGCCTTCGCGGTCCCCAACGCCAGCTTCCCCATC encodes:
- a CDS encoding MBL fold metallo-hydrolase: MGKLALGTAKALTVRCLSELSWHDNARMRLDVREAGGLSADQFDVKWTPGNAAGVSALVEAVAGDGRPWRILMDVGWDVAYMDAVFRREGVDRLLAGGKIDFVYVTHEHVDHFWGMPAVVKYRPDVKLMIPSGFSARSLELLKRSGHTGTVEEMPPGAHLLFPGCASVVFDQPIFLKTRGEQVLYVNVEGKGIVTITGCCHP